In the Terriglobia bacterium genome, TCCCCAGCAGGAAACCGCCTTCCTCACCAACCTCCGCCAGCAAAAGCTGGTCGAGGACTCCCTCACCGCGCTCGCCGCCGCCACCCGCGCGGTCGAGAGCAACACCCCGCACGAAATGCTTCTGCTCGACCTTTACGGCGCGCTCCGCCCGCTCGACGAAATCACCGGCGCCACCACCACCGACGACATCCTCAACCTCATCTTCTCCACCTTCTGCATCGGCAAATGAGTACGTACAATTGTGTCTTGACATATCAGTACGTATGAAGCTAGGCTTGCTTGGGGAGAAGGCCGATCATGCGGTTCGCATGGGATGAGAACAAGAGCCGCTTAAATCGCAAGAAGCATGGCATCTCATTCGCGTTGGCAAAGGAAGTGTTCACGGACCCGTTCTGTCTGACAATTCCAGACCTGACGGTTCAGCGTGAGGAGCGATTGTGGACGATTGGCCGCCTGGAAAATCTCGTGATTGTGGTGGTCGTTCATACGACCCGGGATGAACACGGCGAGGAAGTCACCCGCATCATTTCAGCTCGAAAAGCCACCCCCCGGGAGCGGACATACTATGAGGAAGCTGACCAATAAACAGCGCCAAAAAGAACTCGACGCCATTGCGGCGATAGCGGACGACCAGATTGATTTGTCCGACATTCCCCAACTGATCGACGAGCAACTCAGCCGGGCGATGCGCGGGGCAATGTACAGGCCGGTCAAGAGGCCCGTCACCATGCGGCTCGACGCCGACGTACTCGCGTGGCTCAAACGAGATGGACCGGGCTATCAAACCAAGGCGAATGCCCTGCTTCGGAAGGAGATGACCCGGTTCTATCGGGACAGAAAAGGCCCGGGACGTGCGTCCGAGTCGGGGCGCCGGCTCAACGGCAAAAAGAGAAGCGTTCGCGGGCACTAATTGTTGACAACCGTTCACCCCGAACCTCGCAGGGTCGACGCCCCCTACGGCAAAATAATCCTGCTGCCCTCCGCCGCCCCCGCCACCGGCTTCTCCGGAAAATTGGCAAACAGGAAATCGAGGAACGCTTTCGATTTCGGCCGTCCCGACGTTCTTCCCAGCGCCAGCCGCAGCGTGAACACCAGCGCCTTCAGCACCTCGCCGTCCTTCAGCGTCGAGTAGCCGCGGTTCTGCTCTTCGGTTTTGCGAAACTCCTGCAGCATCTTGGAAATCTCCGCGGCAATGGCGTGCTGCATCGGGCTGGTGGTCGGCTGTTCGTAGATCAGCCCCGAACTCACCTGCGTCTCGTACGTCTTGGCCATCGCGGTCAGCGCCTGGATCACATCGCGGTCCCGCGAAGCGGGATCGCGCCGCGCCGCCAGCACAATGGCGAAGCTCATCCCGCCCATCAGCGGCTCGCGCTCGTAGAGAAACGTCTCCGCCACCTCCACCTGCGGCATCAACGCCTCGCGGTCCAACTCGCGCAGATGATTCACGTTTTCATTCTTGCGTGCCTGCTGCAGGTAGGGACACTCGCTGGGACAATCCAGCGTCACCTCGCGCTCGGTGCCGCAGCAGATGGGGCAGATGCGGTCGTGCACCGCCGGGCAAAAGCGCTTCTCTTTTCGTTCATGACAAATCGCGCAGCTCACGCTTTCATTATCGCATTCGCGGGATTAGCCACAGAGGACACAGAGGAACAAAGGCGACTTGATCATCGTCAAGCGATTCCTTGAAATCGACAATCAACAATCGGCAATCGGCAATGCATTTCCCTTTCAATTTGTCAGATCCGCGTTCATCCGCGCAAATCCGCGGTTAGGTTCTTCCTCCGACGCCGCCCCACATCTGCTTGAAATCGACAATCGGCAATGATTCTGCCTTTTTTCCCTCCGCGTCCTCTGCGTCCTCCGCGACCAATCCTGGTTCAAAACGGGAACTCACCTGCGCCAAAACGCGCTTTCCGCTTGCCTTTCACCCCCAAGGCGCGCAGAATGCCCGTTTTTCGCAGGTTTTCCACAGCTTGATGCCAGAAACCCGCATAAAATCAGGCTTCCGCGCTTCTCAAGTACGCGGACCCTGTTGTACCATGGCCGCTGCTGAGTTGCGAATTCGGACTCAAGTTACTAAGGAGGATGCATGGCTGGCATGACCAAGACGCAGCTTGTACGCCACGTGGCCGAGAAGGTCGGCACCAACAACAAGACCGCAGCCGCTTTCCTGGAGACACTGGCTGAGACCGCGGTGAAGGAGACCAAGAAGAATGGCCTGTTCGTTCTGCCCGGCCTGGGACGCTTGAAGAAGGTGCAGCGCAAGGCGCGCATGGGCCGCAATCCCCAAACTGGCGAGCCAATCAAAATCGCGGCCAAGACCACCGCGAAGTTTTATCTCGCCAAGGCGGTCAAGGATTCCATCGCCCCCAAGAAAAGTTAGTTCGTCTTTTTTGCTCGAACGGATCTGCTCGAATCATGAAGGCCGGCTTCGCGCCGGCCTTTATTTTTCCCGCCAATTGCAATGCAACCAGCCCAGAAACTGAAACCTGTGGCTGACCCTGCGCAGTTTCCCATTGCTCTCGCCCGGCTTTGCGGAATCGTCAACCGACAATCGGCAATGCATTTGTGCTTCTTCCTCGGTGTCCTCTGTGGCTGACATTTGCTTTTTCCCATCTTGAAACCGCTCCTCCATCGCGCCCGATTCCACCGCGCCGCCCGCCCGCAATCGGCCTACAATTTTCCCGTACTCAGCCGAGGTGACGCCATGAAGGCCAAGGCTGCTCTCCTGCTTCTCATCCTGCTCCTCATTTTGCTGTTCCCGGTCCGCGTGACTTCGCAATGGTCTCCGGTGCCGCAGGATCTTGCCGGCGGACGCCCCGGCAGCTTCCGCTTCTCCACCTCCGCCCAACTGGAGGCGGACCGCGCCGACCTCATCGAACTGCGCGCCAGCATCGAGCGCGTCGAGAACCTTCTGCCCGCCGTCGCCAATCCCGCTACGCGCCAGGCGCTCCAGGCGGAACTGCAGAAGTGGCAATTGCATGCCGCGCGCTACCAGCAGCGCCTGTCCGCCAGTGCCGGCCACACCGCCGCCACCGTCGAATCGCGCCTCAACGGCATCAAAGGCCAGCGCCAGTGCGGCGTCTGCCACGGCGGCTTGATCGAACCCGGCCAGTGAAACTGGAGCGCGCCGCAAGAATTATTGGCCGGTCATCCTGAGCGAGGCGTCGCCGCTGCAGCCTGCCCTGAGCGAAGTCGAAGGACCCCTATACCATTCAAGGCACGCATGGCCCTCACCCGCATCTTTACC is a window encoding:
- a CDS encoding BrnA antitoxin family protein; the encoded protein is MRKLTNKQRQKELDAIAAIADDQIDLSDIPQLIDEQLSRAMRGAMYRPVKRPVTMRLDADVLAWLKRDGPGYQTKANALLRKEMTRFYRDRKGPGRASESGRRLNGKKRSVRGH
- a CDS encoding HU family DNA-binding protein; this translates as MAGMTKTQLVRHVAEKVGTNNKTAAAFLETLAETAVKETKKNGLFVLPGLGRLKKVQRKARMGRNPQTGEPIKIAAKTTAKFYLAKAVKDSIAPKKS
- a CDS encoding BrnT family toxin, which gives rise to MRFAWDENKSRLNRKKHGISFALAKEVFTDPFCLTIPDLTVQREERLWTIGRLENLVIVVVVHTTRDEHGEEVTRIISARKATPRERTYYEEADQ